One Peribacillus simplex NBRC 15720 = DSM 1321 genomic region harbors:
- a CDS encoding polysaccharide deacetylase family protein, whose product MHIWLISFIILLLLLIFYTIIPTVLIRVCSLGITKKINSNNGVALTFDDGPNPEYTIKLLDLLKEYEIKATFFVVGSKVKSNPEIIKRMHEEGHTIGIHHFHHVSSWVLSPIHLRNQLEMTEKAINECTNETVIFYRPPWGHFNIFTPLFSKKYRVIMWSGIFGDWKVEKCRNTLLDQLRSTSTEGSILLLHDCGETLGADKEAPGHMIEMLKIYLQESKEKGIHFITLKDL is encoded by the coding sequence ATGCATATATGGCTGATTAGTTTTATTATTTTATTATTGCTATTAATATTTTATACTATTATCCCAACGGTGCTTATTCGTGTATGCAGTCTGGGAATAACAAAAAAAATCAATTCGAATAATGGGGTAGCGCTAACTTTCGATGATGGCCCAAACCCTGAATATACAATAAAATTACTTGATCTTTTAAAAGAGTATGAGATAAAGGCCACATTTTTTGTTGTTGGCAGTAAAGTGAAAAGTAATCCTGAAATTATTAAAAGAATGCATGAAGAGGGACATACTATAGGGATCCACCATTTTCACCATGTTTCAAGCTGGGTGCTATCACCAATCCATCTACGGAACCAGTTGGAAATGACTGAAAAGGCGATAAATGAATGTACGAATGAAACGGTGATTTTTTATAGACCGCCATGGGGCCATTTTAATATATTCACCCCACTTTTCAGTAAGAAATATAGAGTGATAATGTGGTCCGGCATCTTCGGGGATTGGAAAGTCGAAAAATGCAGAAATACTTTGCTTGATCAACTGCGAAGCACTTCAACAGAAGGTTCCATTCTGTTGCTGCATGACTGTGGTGAAACCTTGGGGGCGGATAAAGAAGCACCAGGCCATATGATTGAAATGTTAAAAATTTACCTGCAGGAGAGTAAGGAAAAAGGAATACACTTTATTACTTTAAAAGACTTATAA
- a CDS encoding GrpB family protein — translation MEKTVKIEDYNPNWVSEFQQEKARIMEVLKNSPLCVEHIGSTSVIGLGAKPILDIMAGVRHLDEADTFIEPLKSIGYEFVPHQEFPERRFFRKGQWRAGTHHLHIYRFGSEQWKNHLSFRDYLRNHPDVRKQYQELKKLSLAQKHPADIVGYTEAKAPFIQNVIKLAKNEVNGR, via the coding sequence ATGGAGAAAACAGTAAAGATCGAGGATTATAACCCTAATTGGGTTAGCGAATTTCAACAGGAAAAAGCGAGGATAATGGAGGTTTTAAAGAACTCCCCCCTTTGTGTTGAGCATATTGGAAGTACTTCTGTCATAGGGTTGGGGGCAAAACCGATTTTGGACATCATGGCTGGCGTCCGGCATTTAGATGAAGCTGACACATTCATTGAACCCTTGAAATCGATTGGGTATGAATTTGTCCCGCATCAGGAATTTCCCGAAAGGCGTTTTTTTAGAAAAGGCCAATGGAGAGCGGGGACACATCATCTGCATATCTATAGATTCGGAAGTGAACAGTGGAAGAATCACCTTTCATTTAGGGACTATCTAAGAAATCATCCTGACGTAAGGAAACAATATCAGGAATTAAAAAAATTATCCTTAGCTCAAAAGCATCCTGCAGATATAGTCGGGTACACGGAAGCGAAAGCACCATTTATCCAAAATGTCATAAAATTAGCTAAAAATGAAGTGAATGGCAGGTGA
- a CDS encoding DedA family protein: protein MGLAMLCAILGAFIGMLAAYACGKYVGYPFINKYGRFIGITSERWEKAKKNYTDNAEKTLVLGFYIPGIRQISPYFAGISSIPFRKYFLFSLLGTILWTVPFIVAGYYVGDAFNVNPKYVPYLGVVFLVIFVLYVTIKYFKKRKQMSKS, encoded by the coding sequence ATGGGTTTAGCAATGCTGTGTGCAATTCTCGGCGCTTTTATCGGAATGCTTGCAGCTTATGCATGCGGAAAATATGTGGGGTATCCATTTATAAATAAATATGGAAGATTCATTGGAATTACGAGTGAACGCTGGGAGAAAGCAAAGAAAAACTATACGGATAATGCAGAAAAAACCTTAGTATTGGGATTTTACATTCCGGGAATAAGACAAATTAGTCCATACTTTGCAGGAATCTCTTCAATACCCTTTCGGAAATACTTCCTATTTTCCCTATTAGGCACTATACTCTGGACCGTCCCTTTTATAGTGGCCGGTTATTATGTGGGGGATGCTTTTAATGTTAATCCCAAATATGTTCCATATTTAGGTGTTGTATTTTTAGTTATTTTTGTACTATATGTTACTATCAAATACTTTAAAAAGAGAAAACAAATGTCCAAAAGTTGA
- a CDS encoding MGDG synthase family glycosyltransferase has translation MKKILFLPLFRMQSGHHQVAEALMDMLKKHSNGITYKKIDLISYTNTSLEKIIVNSYLTWIRYAPETYNLAYKNLFYVHSPKERIFKWYQQLFMNKMEQLIAEEKPDLIVCTHGFPSYLLSQLKMKGKCSTPVINVYTDYFINNVWGSEGIDAHFLPSQEVKEKLMSKRQIPKQTMMVTGIPVHEEITKNARVQRNTERPKILISGGNSGLGGILNLGDELKNSTDFDYLVLCGNNNKLYEEIDTWNLPHIKPLPYISSRSEMNKLYEEVDAIVTKPGGVTISEALRKRLPIFVHSRLPGQEEINLQYLKQQGLVFKLNQKTPFEKQLLSVLKDQKKMKKWNTSMESYHKEIELEKPEGIVEVMKFILNLNQNGTPSYLARQPKLLYS, from the coding sequence ATGAAGAAGATTTTGTTTTTACCTCTCTTTCGAATGCAGTCGGGACATCATCAAGTTGCAGAGGCATTAATGGATATGTTAAAAAAGCATTCAAATGGGATTACCTATAAAAAAATCGATCTAATCAGTTATACCAATACCTCTCTAGAAAAAATCATTGTAAATAGTTATCTAACATGGATCCGTTATGCGCCGGAAACCTATAATCTTGCCTACAAAAATCTGTTTTATGTTCACTCGCCAAAGGAACGGATATTTAAGTGGTATCAGCAATTATTCATGAATAAGATGGAACAATTGATAGCCGAAGAAAAGCCTGATTTAATTGTGTGTACTCACGGCTTCCCTTCATATCTTTTGAGTCAGTTAAAGATGAAAGGGAAGTGCAGTACACCGGTTATAAACGTGTACACCGACTATTTTATTAATAATGTTTGGGGAAGCGAAGGGATAGATGCCCATTTTCTACCTAGTCAAGAAGTAAAAGAAAAGCTGATGAGTAAGCGTCAAATACCAAAACAAACGATGATGGTCACTGGCATCCCCGTGCACGAGGAAATCACTAAAAATGCCCGTGTACAAAGAAACACAGAACGACCAAAAATTTTGATATCCGGAGGAAACAGTGGTCTGGGAGGGATTTTGAACTTAGGTGATGAGTTGAAGAATTCAACCGACTTTGATTATTTAGTCCTTTGCGGAAATAACAACAAGCTTTATGAAGAAATCGATACATGGAACTTACCTCATATCAAACCATTGCCTTATATCTCATCAAGGTCTGAAATGAATAAGCTTTATGAAGAAGTTGACGCAATTGTTACGAAACCGGGCGGTGTCACGATTAGCGAGGCATTGCGAAAAAGGCTTCCCATTTTTGTTCATTCAAGGCTTCCCGGGCAGGAGGAAATTAATCTACAGTATTTAAAACAACAAGGACTTGTATTTAAACTTAATCAGAAAACGCCTTTTGAAAAACAATTGTTGAGTGTATTGAAGGATCAGAAAAAAATGAAAAAATGGAACACATCCATGGAATCTTATCATAAGGAAATAGAGTTGGAGAAACCTGAGGGAATAGTGGAGGTCATGAAATTCATCCTTAATCTTAATCAAAATGGTACGCCTTCCTATCTAGCCCGACAGCCCAAACTTCTTTATAGCTGA
- the modA gene encoding molybdate ABC transporter substrate-binding protein, translated as MKKIYLMIFSIMMLVIVGAGCSSDEEKSTEKQTQQADEKVELTVSAAVSLQDALNDIKDSFEKENANVKVHYNFGASGALQQQISQGAPVDLFFSAAEDKFDKLVEEDLIEEKNGIDLVGNDLVLVVPKDSKKEIGSLEDLAKAAKISIGTPESVPAGQYAKQTLENMNLFKEVEDRLVYAKDVRQVLTYVETGNVDAGLVYKTDAINSSKVEIIATAQADLHDPIIYPVGMINDLDHAKEAKLFYDYLQTEASMEIFEKYGFKNLK; from the coding sequence TTGAAAAAAATATATCTTATGATTTTTTCGATAATGATGCTTGTGATAGTGGGTGCAGGGTGTTCAAGTGATGAAGAAAAAAGCACAGAAAAGCAGACGCAACAAGCTGACGAGAAAGTGGAATTGACGGTTTCCGCAGCTGTAAGTTTGCAAGATGCCTTAAATGATATAAAAGATTCTTTTGAAAAAGAGAATGCGAATGTGAAAGTTCATTATAACTTTGGAGCCTCTGGAGCTCTTCAGCAACAGATATCCCAAGGCGCACCTGTTGACCTGTTTTTCTCAGCTGCAGAAGATAAATTTGATAAATTAGTAGAGGAAGATCTTATTGAAGAGAAAAACGGAATCGATTTAGTCGGCAATGACCTGGTGCTGGTGGTGCCAAAGGATTCCAAAAAGGAAATCGGATCGCTGGAAGACCTCGCAAAGGCCGCTAAAATTTCGATTGGCACTCCAGAGTCTGTACCGGCAGGGCAATATGCGAAACAAACTTTGGAAAACATGAACCTCTTTAAAGAGGTTGAAGATCGATTGGTATATGCCAAGGATGTCCGGCAAGTGCTTACATATGTGGAAACTGGAAACGTGGACGCAGGCCTCGTCTATAAAACGGATGCGATCAACTCATCAAAAGTTGAAATCATTGCAACAGCCCAGGCAGATTTACACGACCCGATCATATATCCCGTCGGAATGATCAATGACCTGGATCATGCCAAGGAAGCCAAACTATTCTATGACTATCTCCAAACGGAAGCCTCCATGGAAATCTTTGAAAAATACGGATTTAAGAATTTAAAATAA
- a CDS encoding 2-keto-3-deoxygluconate permease, producing MRIKAAIEKIPGGMMVVPLFIGALIHTIFPDTATFFGGFTGAMLTGTASILAVFFFCVGATIDVKQSGYIARKGFTLLIGKVVFAALLGYGAALLLPENGIQTGLFSGLSVLVLIAAFNETNGGLYTALMTKLGRTEDAAAFPFISIESGPFFTMIILGVGGLATFPWQTIVSTLIPFAVGMIVGNIDKECREFFGQAVPVLIPFFALALGFGLDFGMILKSGFMGILMGVAVVFLSGGVLYLLDRYVTGSDGVAGVAASSTAGAAVAVPFIIAELNPQFAPVAESATAIIATSVLVTAILTPMLTMWVAKKQEERGIPQRRVKKPTILKDSNVTSIQKAE from the coding sequence ATGAGAATAAAAGCCGCAATAGAAAAAATCCCTGGTGGCATGATGGTTGTCCCTTTGTTCATAGGTGCTTTGATACATACTATTTTTCCTGACACAGCAACCTTCTTTGGAGGATTTACAGGTGCGATGCTAACAGGTACCGCATCGATATTAGCCGTCTTTTTCTTTTGTGTCGGAGCTACGATAGATGTTAAGCAATCCGGGTATATTGCAAGAAAAGGATTTACATTGCTTATCGGTAAAGTCGTATTTGCGGCATTATTAGGATATGGGGCAGCTTTGCTACTTCCAGAGAATGGGATTCAAACTGGTCTCTTTTCCGGTCTTTCGGTTTTAGTGCTGATAGCAGCTTTTAATGAAACGAACGGCGGTCTTTATACCGCACTCATGACAAAATTGGGCAGAACGGAAGATGCTGCAGCATTCCCGTTCATCAGTATTGAAAGCGGACCGTTCTTCACGATGATCATCCTCGGTGTTGGAGGCCTTGCTACGTTTCCATGGCAAACAATTGTCTCCACTTTGATTCCATTTGCAGTCGGTATGATTGTAGGTAATATTGATAAAGAATGCCGGGAATTCTTTGGACAGGCCGTACCGGTCCTTATCCCGTTCTTCGCATTAGCTCTAGGATTCGGGTTGGATTTTGGCATGATCTTAAAATCTGGATTCATGGGTATTTTAATGGGTGTTGCTGTCGTCTTTCTTTCCGGAGGTGTCTTATATCTACTGGACCGTTATGTTACAGGCTCAGATGGTGTTGCCGGGGTCGCCGCTTCTTCAACAGCGGGTGCCGCAGTTGCAGTACCTTTCATTATTGCCGAGTTAAACCCGCAATTTGCTCCTGTCGCAGAATCGGCAACGGCGATCATCGCGACAAGTGTATTGGTAACGGCGATTCTAACACCCATGCTGACGATGTGGGTTGCAAAGAAACAAGAAGAAAGAGGCATTCCGCAGCGAAGAGTCAAGAAACCAACAATTTTGAAAGATTCAAATGTTACTTCCATACAAAAAGCGGAGTAA
- a CDS encoding helix-turn-helix transcriptional regulator has protein sequence MSKELSYTIEEVSQLLKVSKLTIYDLVKKGELPVFRVGRQMRMDAKDLELYINNHKSSASPVPVAESPKNEMKDSLNLVISGQDMVLDILGQHIQKDSSYKTLRSNTGSLSGLISMYNGDSDIVSLHMFDGDTGEYNLPYIKKILVGYPYILLNLVSRKAGLYVKKGNPFGLTNWTDLKHKDLAIINRERGSGARILLDEQLRIHNISSKNLKGYENEETNHLSVASAVSAGIADVGVGIEKAAKIVGIDFVPLITERYDLVILKSPKNEQLINVVKRILSSNPFQAEIKALGDYDISQTGSIIYETF, from the coding sequence ATGTCAAAAGAGCTTTCCTATACGATCGAGGAAGTGTCACAGCTTTTAAAGGTATCTAAATTGACAATTTATGATCTTGTTAAAAAAGGGGAACTCCCAGTATTCCGTGTGGGAAGGCAGATGAGAATGGATGCAAAAGACTTGGAGTTGTATATTAATAACCATAAGTCCAGTGCATCCCCAGTTCCTGTTGCCGAATCCCCTAAAAACGAAATGAAGGATTCCCTTAACCTTGTCATAAGCGGTCAAGACATGGTGTTAGATATACTAGGGCAGCACATTCAGAAGGACTCCAGCTATAAAACATTACGCTCTAACACTGGAAGTCTAAGCGGTCTTATATCCATGTACAATGGGGATTCCGACATCGTTAGTTTGCATATGTTCGATGGAGATACTGGGGAATATAATCTTCCTTATATAAAAAAGATTTTGGTGGGTTATCCTTATATTTTACTTAATCTTGTTTCAAGGAAAGCTGGTTTATATGTTAAAAAGGGAAATCCTTTTGGCCTCACAAATTGGACTGATTTAAAACATAAAGACTTGGCCATCATCAATCGAGAAAGGGGATCGGGAGCACGAATTCTCCTTGATGAGCAGCTAAGGATTCACAATATATCTTCTAAAAATCTTAAGGGATATGAAAACGAAGAGACCAACCACTTAAGTGTGGCTTCAGCTGTTTCTGCTGGGATAGCGGATGTGGGTGTGGGAATTGAAAAAGCTGCAAAAATCGTTGGAATTGACTTTGTCCCATTAATTACAGAACGTTATGACCTTGTTATTTTAAAATCTCCAAAAAACGAACAGCTCATAAACGTTGTTAAGCGCATTTTATCATCGAATCCATTTCAAGCTGAAATCAAAGCTTTAGGTGATTATGATATTTCTCAGACAGGCTCTATCATTTACGAGACATTTTAA
- a CDS encoding sugar kinase has protein sequence MKDLDVITFGEPMTMFYANEVVPLHEVKSFSRAIAGAESNVACGLARLDLDVAYMTKLGNDSFGKFIIGELNKEKVDTTGIRFTSDHPTGMLIKSKVHDGDPEVEYFRKNSAASTLNIDDLSEEYFRQAKHLHATGIPSALSESCHEFTVAAMKFMKNQGKTVSFDPNLRPSLWPDKQKMVDCINQLAYICDFFLPGMSEAEVLTGLQTPEEVAEFYLNKGVKMIVIKLGAEGAYYKNANEEGYVKGFVPEKVIDTVGAGDGFAVGVISGLLDGKSTMETVTRGNAIGALQVMAPGDMDGMPSRKKLQDFIESQSKLLNVE, from the coding sequence ATGAAAGATTTAGATGTGATCACCTTTGGGGAACCGATGACCATGTTCTATGCAAATGAAGTTGTGCCTTTACATGAGGTTAAATCCTTTTCCCGAGCGATTGCGGGAGCAGAATCAAACGTAGCATGCGGATTGGCGCGTCTTGATTTAGATGTTGCTTATATGACGAAACTTGGCAACGACAGTTTCGGTAAGTTCATCATCGGAGAATTGAATAAAGAAAAGGTCGACACGACAGGTATCCGTTTTACAAGTGATCATCCGACAGGAATGCTAATTAAGTCTAAAGTGCATGACGGAGACCCAGAAGTGGAATATTTCCGAAAAAATTCCGCTGCTTCCACTCTGAATATTGACGACCTCTCAGAAGAATATTTTCGGCAAGCTAAACATCTGCACGCAACAGGTATCCCATCCGCATTATCTGAAAGCTGCCACGAATTTACAGTTGCTGCCATGAAATTTATGAAGAACCAAGGAAAAACGGTTTCATTTGACCCGAACTTACGGCCTAGCCTATGGCCGGATAAACAAAAAATGGTGGATTGCATTAATCAGCTTGCTTACATTTGTGATTTCTTTCTTCCAGGCATGTCTGAAGCGGAAGTTTTAACAGGACTCCAAACACCTGAGGAGGTGGCCGAATTTTATTTGAACAAAGGAGTTAAAATGATCGTAATCAAGCTTGGAGCAGAGGGAGCCTATTATAAAAATGCGAATGAAGAAGGGTATGTTAAAGGATTCGTACCTGAAAAAGTCATTGATACGGTAGGTGCTGGCGATGGTTTCGCCGTCGGTGTGATCAGCGGCTTGCTTGACGGGAAATCCACGATGGAAACCGTTACTCGGGGTAATGCGATTGGCGCCCTTCAAGTCATGGCTCCCGGTGATATGGATGGCATGCCCAGCCGGAAAAAATTACAGGACTTTATTGAAAGCCAGAGCAAACTATTAAACGTTGAATGA
- a CDS encoding LacI family DNA-binding transcriptional regulator, translating into MKKKKTTISDVAEKAGVSKSTVSQYINQRFRYMSAETKERIEQVIQELDFRPNDNARNLKVKKTKVIGILVANILHTLSTEIIRTVEQQLQQHGMKVFICDSADDPEKEKEYLDLLVSTQVDGIIIFPVGNDFKVYNYLIDHSIPMVFVDRLVDGVTSDSVLLDNHAAIFLAVSMLAEKGHENIAFLTLPIDIPITPRLERIEGFKKAMASHKLEVREDDIHSLPRNRIQEKLAQIFDAEKPPTAIVAGNDLVLREILSYLKKQKISIPGEVAIVSIDDVAYTEFYEPSITTIGQPIQQMGIKTAELLLNRITNSDQTPYITYRFAPELIVRSSC; encoded by the coding sequence ATGAAAAAAAAGAAAACTACCATATCAGATGTTGCTGAGAAGGCCGGTGTTTCCAAAAGTACGGTTTCTCAATATATTAACCAACGTTTTCGTTATATGAGTGCTGAAACAAAAGAAAGAATCGAGCAAGTCATCCAAGAACTTGACTTTCGTCCCAATGATAATGCCAGGAATTTAAAAGTAAAAAAAACAAAAGTGATAGGCATACTCGTAGCTAATATTTTACATACTTTATCCACTGAAATCATTCGTACCGTTGAACAACAGCTTCAGCAGCATGGCATGAAAGTATTCATATGTGACTCTGCCGATGATCCAGAGAAAGAAAAGGAATACCTTGATTTGCTGGTTTCTACACAAGTAGATGGAATCATCATTTTTCCGGTAGGAAATGATTTTAAAGTCTATAATTACTTGATCGATCATTCAATTCCAATGGTATTCGTTGATCGATTAGTTGATGGAGTTACATCCGATTCCGTTCTTTTGGACAATCATGCTGCAATCTTTTTAGCTGTTTCCATGCTGGCTGAAAAAGGACACGAAAATATTGCTTTTTTAACCTTACCGATTGATATCCCGATCACACCAAGATTGGAGAGAATCGAAGGATTTAAAAAAGCGATGGCATCTCATAAATTGGAAGTCAGGGAGGATGATATTCATTCTTTACCCAGAAATCGAATTCAAGAAAAATTGGCCCAGATATTCGATGCAGAAAAACCTCCAACAGCCATAGTGGCAGGAAATGATTTAGTGTTACGTGAAATCCTTAGCTATTTGAAAAAGCAAAAAATCTCGATCCCTGGGGAAGTGGCCATTGTCAGCATTGATGATGTCGCTTATACGGAGTTTTATGAACCATCCATTACAACAATCGGACAACCAATACAACAAATGGGCATTAAAACAGCAGAGTTATTATTGAACCGGATAACCAATTCAGATCAGACCCCGTACATTACATATCGGTTTGCCCCCGAACTCATTGTTCGAAGTTCATGCTAA
- the kduD gene encoding 2-dehydro-3-deoxy-D-gluconate 5-dehydrogenase KduD has product MSLLDFSMDFFSLKGKVAIVTGGNTGLGQGYAVALAKAGADVFIVAHGDNWQETKDLIETTGQKAVFYQAELTNKESLKGVVKGCLDAYGKIDILVNNAGTIRRAPLLEYKDEDWNAVMDINLNSLYFLSQLVAKEMVEQGSGKIINIASMLTFQGGKFVPAYTASKHGVAGLTKAFANELASKNIQINAIAPGYIETANTDALRADESRNKDILSRIPAEKWGTPFDVMGTVVFLASKASDYMNGHILAVDGGWLVR; this is encoded by the coding sequence ATGAGTTTACTGGATTTTTCAATGGACTTTTTCAGTTTAAAAGGTAAAGTTGCCATCGTAACAGGAGGAAATACTGGATTAGGACAAGGATATGCGGTTGCATTAGCAAAAGCAGGTGCAGATGTTTTTATCGTTGCCCATGGTGATAATTGGCAAGAAACAAAGGATTTAATCGAAACCACCGGCCAAAAAGCAGTCTTTTATCAAGCAGAACTTACGAATAAGGAAAGCCTTAAAGGTGTTGTAAAAGGCTGTCTTGATGCTTACGGGAAAATCGATATCCTTGTTAATAATGCAGGAACGATTCGCCGAGCTCCTTTATTGGAATATAAGGACGAAGATTGGAATGCAGTAATGGACATTAACCTTAATTCCCTGTACTTTCTTAGTCAGCTCGTTGCTAAAGAAATGGTTGAACAAGGCAGCGGAAAAATCATAAATATCGCTTCAATGCTCACATTCCAAGGAGGCAAGTTCGTTCCGGCATATACAGCGAGTAAACATGGCGTTGCCGGGCTGACTAAAGCCTTCGCTAATGAATTGGCGTCTAAAAATATTCAAATAAACGCGATTGCCCCAGGATATATTGAAACGGCCAATACTGATGCGCTTCGTGCAGATGAGTCAAGAAACAAAGACATTCTCTCAAGGATCCCAGCCGAAAAATGGGGAACACCCTTTGATGTCATGGGGACCGTCGTTTTTCTTGCAAGCAAGGCCTCTGACTATATGAATGGCCATATCCTCGCTGTTGATGGAGGCTGGCTCGTTCGTTAA
- the kduI gene encoding 5-dehydro-4-deoxy-D-glucuronate isomerase gives MEKRYSIHPSQAKHFDTSEIRKNFLVENLFLDDDVSLCYSLDDRIIIGGIKPVSKGVKLEGHDFIKADYFLQRRELGVFNIGGSGKISVDGEVFTLQNRDCLYIGLGCKELIFTSDSNTEPAKFYLASAPAHKNYPVQHVAFKEVQGDEMGSQETANKRTIRRMIHEKGIQSCQLCMGMTELAPGNVWNSMPPHVHDRRVEVYMYFDLAKDAILFHMMGEPDETRHIVMKNEQAVISPPWSIHSGSATSNYTFIWAMAGENYTYEDMDTFSISEMK, from the coding sequence ATGGAAAAACGTTATTCCATTCATCCGTCACAAGCCAAACACTTTGATACAAGTGAAATCCGCAAAAACTTTTTAGTGGAAAATTTATTTCTCGATGATGACGTTTCTTTATGCTATTCCCTGGATGACAGGATCATCATAGGGGGAATCAAACCTGTTTCTAAAGGGGTTAAGCTTGAGGGACATGATTTCATAAAAGCTGATTATTTTCTTCAACGAAGAGAATTAGGTGTATTTAATATAGGGGGATCAGGGAAGATTTCAGTTGATGGGGAAGTATTTACCCTTCAAAATCGCGATTGTCTGTATATAGGATTAGGCTGTAAAGAGCTGATTTTCACTAGTGATTCAAACACCGAGCCCGCCAAATTTTATTTAGCCTCTGCTCCAGCACATAAAAATTACCCCGTTCAACACGTAGCTTTCAAGGAAGTGCAAGGAGATGAAATGGGGTCGCAGGAAACGGCAAATAAGCGGACGATTCGCAGAATGATTCATGAAAAAGGAATCCAAAGCTGCCAACTGTGTATGGGTATGACTGAATTGGCTCCAGGAAATGTCTGGAACTCCATGCCTCCTCACGTTCATGACCGCAGAGTGGAAGTTTATATGTATTTTGACTTAGCTAAAGATGCCATTTTGTTCCACATGATGGGTGAACCCGATGAAACAAGACATATAGTAATGAAAAATGAACAAGCTGTCATTTCACCTCCGTGGTCCATACATAGTGGTTCTGCTACAAGCAACTACACATTTATTTGGGCAATGGCTGGAGAGAATTATACATATGAAGATATGGATACCTTTTCTATTTCAGAAATGAAGTAA
- a CDS encoding GrpB family protein, giving the protein MRKVEVVPYKKEWSKLFHDECQKLQDIFGSEMIKLYHIGSTAIPAIHAKPVIDILAVVMDVECVADYNKEMEEIGYDARGENGIAGRRFFRKGGDERTHHIHMFQKGHEEIARHLAFRVYLLAHRDEAQKYSRLKQRLAAEFPDDIKGYVNGKNAFIKKVDEKAKHWAKRGDHHVNEVD; this is encoded by the coding sequence ATGAGAAAGGTCGAGGTCGTACCATATAAGAAAGAATGGTCCAAGCTATTTCATGATGAATGCCAAAAATTACAGGATATTTTCGGGTCTGAAATGATAAAGTTATACCATATTGGCAGTACGGCCATACCGGCCATCCATGCCAAGCCAGTAATAGATATTTTGGCAGTGGTTATGGATGTGGAATGTGTCGCTGATTATAATAAAGAGATGGAAGAGATAGGGTATGATGCCAGGGGTGAGAACGGAATCGCCGGACGACGTTTTTTTCGTAAAGGCGGGGATGAGAGGACGCACCATATTCACATGTTCCAAAAAGGACATGAAGAAATAGCCAGACACCTCGCTTTTCGGGTTTATTTGCTGGCACATCGTGATGAAGCACAAAAGTATAGTAGGCTGAAGCAGCGCTTGGCAGCGGAATTTCCAGATGATATCAAAGGATATGTAAACGGAAAAAATGCTTTTATAAAAAAGGTTGACGAAAAAGCGAAACATTGGGCGAAGCGCGGGGATCATCATGTTAATGAAGTGGATTAA
- a CDS encoding YdbC family protein, translating to MLMKWIKCQVNEENKRSFSKAQEGWGELRHSAGFVGQIGGWNRSEPFEAGILSVWKDLHSYQIFMQHQHDEIFGKSDQGSTYTNISVDIFERIFNIGTTDITDFFGKGKLLRVADCSAENDKQAHFEQVQKGVWNKGMTPGMMSGAFGKRQYGRYLVVSLWDSEYLHQRYLDKELPALIKESGVKDTIQHITGSLIELHPKWAVI from the coding sequence ATGTTAATGAAGTGGATTAAATGCCAAGTGAATGAGGAAAACAAGCGTTCATTTTCAAAAGCACAAGAGGGATGGGGAGAATTGCGTCATTCGGCTGGTTTCGTTGGTCAAATCGGAGGGTGGAATAGATCTGAACCCTTTGAAGCAGGCATTCTCTCCGTTTGGAAAGATCTCCATTCCTATCAAATTTTCATGCAGCATCAGCATGATGAAATATTCGGGAAGAGTGACCAAGGAAGTACTTATACAAATATTTCTGTCGATATATTCGAGAGGATATTCAATATAGGAACAACGGACATTACGGATTTTTTTGGCAAGGGAAAATTACTTCGAGTGGCTGACTGTTCTGCTGAAAATGATAAACAAGCCCATTTTGAGCAGGTGCAAAAAGGCGTATGGAACAAGGGGATGACACCGGGTATGATGTCAGGCGCATTCGGTAAAAGGCAATACGGGAGATACCTGGTTGTCTCATTATGGGACAGTGAATATTTACATCAACGGTATTTGGATAAGGAATTGCCCGCTCTGATAAAGGAATCGGGAGTGAAAGATACAATCCAACACATTACAGGAAGTTTAATTGAATTGCATCCAAAGTGGGCGGTCATTTAG